The following proteins are co-located in the Sphingobacteriia bacterium genome:
- a CDS encoding polyprenyl synthetase family protein encodes MGLENIYEHYRDSLNEVDQVLIKNSTRETELISLISQYVINSGGKRLRPLLTIICADLCGINNKRHINLAGAVEFIHTATLLHDDVVDESKLRRGNPTANHKWDNKACILVGDFLFSQAFQLMVTDGSIRVLDVLSNASAVISEGEVMQLSSIANLNLTFEDYKKVITAKTAELFAASCEIAPLTAPIINEDHVKLMHEFGLNLGIAFQIIDDAIDYQETSKMGKNKGDDFYEGKVTLPLMIIRDECNFDEKTKLQNIFFNHEFTQESLEFIIVLIEKYNVFDKCFNTAKTYMSKCTEILAHFPDSFAKNALKEIIEFTLVRKY; translated from the coding sequence ATGGGTTTAGAGAATATATACGAGCATTATAGAGATAGTTTAAATGAAGTCGATCAAGTATTAATTAAAAATTCTACTAGAGAAACTGAATTAATATCACTTATAAGCCAATATGTTATAAATTCAGGTGGTAAACGTCTTAGACCCCTCCTTACAATTATTTGCGCTGATTTATGTGGTATTAATAATAAAAGACATATAAACCTTGCGGGTGCAGTTGAATTTATTCATACAGCCACCCTTTTACATGATGACGTTGTCGATGAAAGTAAACTTCGTCGTGGCAATCCTACTGCTAACCATAAATGGGATAATAAAGCTTGCATTTTAGTTGGAGATTTCCTTTTTAGCCAAGCTTTTCAATTGATGGTAACTGATGGTTCTATAAGAGTTTTAGACGTACTTTCAAATGCATCTGCTGTTATTTCCGAAGGTGAAGTTATGCAATTAAGTTCAATTGCAAATTTAAACCTAACATTTGAAGATTATAAAAAAGTTATTACAGCTAAAACTGCAGAATTATTTGCAGCTTCTTGCGAGATCGCTCCTCTTACCGCACCAATAATTAATGAAGATCATGTAAAATTAATGCATGAATTTGGACTTAATTTAGGGATAGCTTTTCAAATTATTGATGATGCTATTGATTATCAAGAAACATCAAAAATGGGAAAAAATAAGGGAGATGATTTTTACGAAGGGAAAGTTACGTTACCGCTTATGATTATTAGAGATGAATGCAATTTTGATGAAAAAACTAAATTACAAAATATATTTTTTAACCATGAATTTACACAGGAAAGCCTTGAATTTATAATTGTATTAATTGAAAAATATAACGTGTTTGATAAATGCTTTAATACAGCAAAAACATACATGAGCAA